The genomic segment CTTCCCTTACGAGGCAGATAACCCTCTTTCCAATCTTTTCTCCAAATGCAATTTCGTATCCAACACCAAGGGAGGGTTTGGAGACTTCTGCCAGAATAACATCACTTTTTTCAAGAGCTTCCACATCTCTTCTATAT from the Caldisericia bacterium genome contains:
- a CDS encoding nucleoside 2-deoxyribosyltransferase, which gives rise to YRRDVEALEKSDVILAEVSKPSLGVGYEIAFGEKIGKRVICLVREGVHLSAMINGNPNLTLITYRDKDDLTEKLLRLFNKV